In the genome of Gemmatimonadota bacterium, the window CTGCGAGCGTGCGCTTGCCCACTTTCGCGTCGGTCTCGATGTCACGCAAGTTGTTCGCCACCAGAATCGCGGTGTTCAGCGCGCCCAGCGCCATACCTGCGAGAACAACGTCCGGCGGCCACGACAGGCCTTGCACGTAGTAGGTCCCAGTGACCGCGACGAGTCCGAAGAAGACGAAGACGAAGACGTCGCCGAGTCCGTGGTACGCGAGCGGGAATGGTCCACCCGTGTACAGCACGGCGCACGCGAGGGAGGACAGTCCGATCCACACGATCGGCCAACCGCCGACCCAGACCAGATAGCTGCCGACGAGCATCGCCGCGCCGAGCACGGTCCACATGCCGCGTTTCACGGTCTCCGGCGCCAGGATTCCGGCTTGAGTGACGCGCGGCGGCCCGACACGATCCGCGGCATCACCTCCGCGCACGAAATCATAGTAGTCGTTCGCGAAGTTGGTCCCGACCTGGATCAGAGTCGCGCCGATGAGCGCGGCGAACGCCGGCAACGGGGCGAGCACCCCGTCGTGAGTGGCCAAGGCGGTCCCGACCACCACGGGGGCCAGCGCCGCTGTCAGCGTCTTCGGTCGAGCCGCCAGTAACCAGGCCTGTGCCCTGGTGACCTCAGGGGCGGCCGATAACGGCCCCCCTACCAGGGCAACCACGGATATTTCCGGAACTCGGGCTTTCGCTTCTCTAGATATGCCCGCCTTCCTTCCTGCCCCTGCTCGGTCATGTAGAAGAGCAGCGTCGCGTTGCCCGCGAGCTCTTGAAGCCCGGCCTGGCCGTCGAGGTCAGCGTTGAACGCACTCTTGAGCAAGCGGATCGCGAGCGGACTCTTCTCCAGAATCTCCTGGGCCCACGCCCAGCCCTCGTCCTCGAGCTGTTCGAGCGGCACGACCTTGTTCACCATGCCCATCTCGTACGCCTCCGCCGCCGAGTACTGGCGGCAGAGATACCAGATCTCGCGGGCTCGTTTCTGGCCCACCATGCGTGCGAGAAACGAGGTGCCGAAGCCCCCGTCGAACGAGCCCACCATCGGTCCGGTCTGGCCGAACACCGCGTTGTCCGCAGCCAGCGTCAGGTCGCATACTACGTGTAGGACGTGGCCGCCCCCGATCGCGTAGCCGGCAACGAGCGCGATCACCGGCTTGGGCATCGAGCGCATGTAGCGCTGCAGCTCCAGCACGTTGAGACGGGGCACTCCGCTCTTGCCGACGTATCCGGCTTCGCCACGTACCCTCTGGTCGCCACCTGCGCAGAACGCCCACTTGCCGTCCTTCGACGGCCCGTTGCCCGTCATCAGCACGACCCCGATCTCCGGGTCCTCGCCGGCGTCGCGAAACGCCTCCTGCATCTCGAGCAGCGTATCCGGGCGGAACGCGTTCCGCACCTCGGGCCGGTTGAACGCGATGCGCGCTACGCCGTCGCACTTGTGGTAGGTGATGTCCTC includes:
- a CDS encoding 1,4-dihydroxy-2-naphthoate polyprenyltransferase, which encodes MVGGPLSAAPEVTRAQAWLLAARPKTLTAALAPVVVGTALATHDGVLAPLPAFAALIGATLIQVGTNFANDYYDFVRGGDAADRVGPPRVTQAGILAPETVKRGMWTVLGAAMLVGSYLVWVGGWPIVWIGLSSLACAVLYTGGPFPLAYHGLGDVFVFVFFGLVAVTGTYYVQGLSWPPDVVLAGMALGALNTAILVANNLRDIETDAKVGKRTLAVRLGTRGSQVEYLMMLLVAFIVPVVGWRSYGWPAASLAALLVAPLC
- the menB gene encoding 1,4-dihydroxy-2-naphthoyl-CoA synthase codes for the protein MSKPDWKEVKQYEDITYHKCDGVARIAFNRPEVRNAFRPDTLLEMQEAFRDAGEDPEIGVVLMTGNGPSKDGKWAFCAGGDQRVRGEAGYVGKSGVPRLNVLELQRYMRSMPKPVIALVAGYAIGGGHVLHVVCDLTLAADNAVFGQTGPMVGSFDGGFGTSFLARMVGQKRAREIWYLCRQYSAAEAYEMGMVNKVVPLEQLEDEGWAWAQEILEKSPLAIRLLKSAFNADLDGQAGLQELAGNATLLFYMTEQGQEGRRAYLEKRKPEFRKYPWLPW